The Brassica napus cultivar Da-Ae chromosome C7, Da-Ae, whole genome shotgun sequence genome has a segment encoding these proteins:
- the LOC106442391 gene encoding uncharacterized protein LOC106442391 yields the protein METKQKRVFMEGLQQKLVYNQLVTVEPVGLSGGLAVMWKDSYSVSILSADKRIIDMEVTFGSIKFFLTCVYGDPVKANRQEVWERLTRIGLVRNEAWLLAGDFNELMTKEEKVGGAERHESSFWDFRNMAENCKIRELRYTDHRPIRICFALERDDPKRSRFFFDKRYLNKAGIEELIKESWGTEGLDQSNTMERIGRCRKSIMKWKRYSDTNSRNKISRLKEALEKEVAKRFPSYNLMRKLKMDLAEALREEEVFWRQKCREEWLRSSNPFDLEALFTGFQGRVTPAMNVMLSAPVSAEEIRKEAFNIKGMGPKLTEEISGFFKNSVMPDGWNHTQLCLLPKITKPTRMQDLRPISLCSVQYKIISKILSKRLKAILSSIISETQGAFVSGRLISDNIIIAHEMVHGLRTNQKVSEECMAIKTDMSKAYDRVEWNFLEVLLEKMGFERTWVKWIMACVTTVSFSVLLNGNSHGFIKPERGLRQGDPLSPFLFILCAEALVSCLNASEEAGRLHGIKLSASAPAVHHLLFADDSLLLCKANILEATEVLTCLKEYGDASGQMINLQKSSIIFGSKVPPDAKEEIKGILGIDQEGGEGSYLGLHECFSGSKVKMLNFLKEKLQGRLRGWFSKSLSQGGKEILLKSVALALPIYAMSCFRLPKDVCAKLTSAMVEFWWSSGNNKKKIPWVAWQKLCKDKELGGLGFKDIEKFNQALLAKQAWRIWSNPESLVARILKHRYFARTDFLECSIGTRPSFAWRSIIHGRELLSQGLYHKIGSGETTRLWSDNWLVDGRARPPMYRQDAIVDLTLTVSDLIDSRVGSWSVPRIRELIVEEDVERVLQTPIDLARQDQKMWGFSRNGIYNSKSGYKLAETLQEMQLPLSPGLPPVEKRLWKDLWQTNTSPKIKYFMWRALSGALAVKSRLQSRGILLDTTCSRCGLSEETICHVLFHCEVAKKVLTRSGFPMPSGGFSVNSVWLNFYHLMSVSRKLPKENEARLAFPWILWQIWKARNSFCFEKWTKDAELIFSKASNEATMWLNMSLISGDGPSSQMTNLEARSKWQKPPPGITKCNVASSWVDPLLKGGAAWIARSHTGIPL from the exons atggaGACGAAACAGAAACGTGTGTTCATGGAAGGTTTGCAGCAAAAATTGGTTTACAATCAGTTAGTTACGGTGGAGCCGGTTGGTTTGAGTGGTGGGCTTGCTGTAATGTGGAAAGATAGCTATTCGGTGTCGATTCTCTCAGCGGATAAGAGGATCATTGATATGGAGGTTACATTTGGGTCAATCAAGTTTTTTCTTACATGTGTGTATGGGGATCCTGTCAAAGCAAACAGGCAGGAGGTTTGGGAACGCTTGACTCGCATTGGGTTAGTCAGAAATGAGGCGTGGTTGCTAGCTGGTGACTTTAATGAGCTAATGACTAAGGAGGAGAAAGTTGGTGGGGCTGAAAGGCATGAATCTTCTTTTTGGGATTTTCGCAACATGGCTGAAAATTGTAAAATACGTGAGCTAAGATACACAG ATCACCGTCCAATCAGGATATGTTTTGCCTTAGAAAGAGATGATCCGAAGCGCAGTCGTTTTTTCTTTGACAAAAGATACTTGAATAAAGCTGGTATTGAAGAGCTTATTAAAGAGAGCTGGGGGACAGAAGGTTTAGATCAGAGCAATACTATGGAACGCATAGGACGATGCAggaagagtattatgaagtggAAGCGTTATTCTGACACCAACTCCAGAAATAAGATTTCGAGACTAAAGGAGGCTTTGGAGAAAGAAGTGGCTAAAAGGTTTCCTTCATATAATCTGATGAGGAAGCTGAAAATGGACTTGGCTGAAGCTTTAAGAGAGGAAGAGGTGTTTTGGAGGCAGAAGTGTAGAGAAGAATGGTTGCG GAGTTCTAACCCTTTCGACTTGGAAGCTTTGTTCACTGGGTTTCAAGGGCGGGTTACTCCGGCAATGAATGTGATGCTGTCTGCTCCGGTTTCAGCAGAAGAGATCAGAAAGGAAGCCTTCAACATTAAAGGCA TGGGGCCGAAGCTGACAGAGGAGATCAGTGGTTTCTTCAAGAATTCTGTTATGCCAGATGGATGGAATCATACCCAGCTCTGTCTCTTGCCAAAAATTACCAAGCCGACAAGAATGCAGGATCTTCGACCTATCAGTCTTTGCTCAGTTCAATATAAGATCATCTCGAAAATATTGAGCAAACGGCTGAAGGCAATTTTGTCGAGCATCATCTCTGAAACTCAGGGAGCCTTTGTGTCTGGGAGGCTCATTTCAGACAATATTATCATCGCACACGAGATGGTGCATGGGTTGAGAACTAATCAGAAGGTGTCTGAAGAATGCATGGCGATAAAAACCGATATGTCCAAGGCATATGATCGTGTGGAGTGGAACTTTTTGGAGGTGCTTCTTGAGAAGATGGGCTTTGAGAGAACGTGGGTTAAATGGATAATGGCTTGTGTCACGACAGTCTCTTTCTCTGTTTTGCTGAATGGGAATTCACATGGATTTATCAAACCTGAGAGAGGTCTGCGCCAGGGTGACCCGCTCTCTCCATTTCTATTTATCTTATGCGCTGAAGCTCTGGTGTCTTGTCTCAATGCGTCTGAGGAAGCGGGTAGACTTCATGGCATTAAGCTCTCAGCTTCAGCCCCGGCAGTTCACCATCTGTTGTTTGCAGATGACAGCCTTCTCTTATGCAAAGCCAACATCTTGGAAGCAACAGAAGTGCTGACATGTCTTAAGGAGTATGGAGATGCATCAGGTCAGATGATTAACTTGCAAAAGTCGTCGATAATCTTTGGCTCTAAGGTTCCTCCTGATGCGAAGGAAGAGATCAAAGGTATCTTAGGTATAGACCAGGAAGGTGGTGAAGGGTCTTACTTAGGTTTACATGAGTGCTTTAGTGGTTCTAAAGTCAAGATGCTGAACTTCCTTAAGGAAAAGCTACAGGGGAGACTGAGGGGTTGGTTCTCGAAATCTCTATCACAAGGTGGGAAGGAAATTCTCTTGAAATCTGTGGCGTTGGCGCTACCTATTTACGCAATGTCGTGCTTTAGGTTGCCAAAGGATGTGTGTGCTAAGCTGACTAGTGCTATGGTGGAATTTTGGTGGAGTTctggaaataataaaaagaaaattcctTGGGTGGCATGGCAAAAGCTATGTAAGGACAAAGAGCTTGGTGGTCTTGGATTCAAGGATATTGAGAAGTTTAATCAAGCCTTACTTGCAAAGCAAGCTTGGAGAATTTGGTCTAATCCTGAGTCACTGGTGGCTCGGATTCTGAAGCACAGGTACTTCGCAAGAACTGATTTTCTGGAGTGCAGCATAGGAACTAGACCATCTTTTGCTTGGCGTAGTATCATTCATGGTAGGGAGCTTCTCTCACAAGGGCTATATCACAAGATTGGCTCTGGGGAGACTACTAGGCTATGGTCAGATAATTGGCTGGTCGATGGAAGAGCTCGCCCCCCTATGTATAGACAGGATGCGATTGTTGATCTCACACTGACGGTGAGTGATTTGATTGATTCGAGAGTAGGAAGTTGGAGTGTGCCAAGAATTCGAGAACTAATAGTGGAGGAGGATGTTGAGCGTGTATTGCAGACTCCTATTGATTTAGCTCGTCAAGACCAGAAGATGTGGGGTTTCTCAAGGAATGGAATCTACAATTCAAAAAGTGGCTACAAGTTAGCTGAGACTTTGCAGGAAATGCAGCTTCCTCTCTCTCCAGGTCTTCCTCCAGTAGAAAAAAGACTTTGGAAAGATCTGTGGCAGACCAATACATCACCTAAGATCAAATATTTTATGTGGAGAGCACTGTCGGGAGCGTTAGCTGTCAAAAGTAGATTGCAGTCGCGGGGGATCTTGTTAGATACAACTTGTTCCAGATGCGGATTGTCAGAGGAGACAATATGCCATGTCCTCTTCCACTGTGAGGTTGCGAAGAAAGTATTGACAAGATCTGGTTTTCCTATGCCATCTGGTGGTTTTTCTGTCAACTCGGTGTGGCTCAATTTCTATCATCTGATGTCGGTGAGCAGGAAATTACCAAAAGAGAATGAAGCTCGCCTAGCCTTTCCTTGGATCCTGTGGCAAATATGGAAAGCCCGTAACTCGTTTTGCTTTGAAAAATGGACGAAGGATGCTGAACTGATCTTCTCAAAAGCGTCAAACGAAGCTACTATGTGGCTAAATATGTCACTTATCAGTGGAGACGGTCCTTCATCGCAAATGACTAATCTTGAGGCAAGAAGTAAATGGCAAAAACCTCCTCCTGGAATTACTAAGTGTAATGTAGCATCGTCTTGGGTAGATCCCCTGTTGAAGGGTGGAGCAGCTTGGATTGCTCGAAGCCATACCGGCATACCActgtga